In Epinephelus fuscoguttatus linkage group LG15, E.fuscoguttatus.final_Chr_v1, a genomic segment contains:
- the LOC125902629 gene encoding uncharacterized protein LOC125902629 codes for MHFLGVIVGVFLPVLCNLSLGFPVPVDAIIVQVQQWGVVGAHQVMEQVLLNGVSLTGKSQEVDSIIQTMSADALLPTLIRINQTSLLRNHTVLRSRECILEGSQLHWTDRVFYDGNVYLTLDHTDTWTAHVPQALAFKVLWDQETQRTKAEMTRLQEGCIKLMSELKLSQEQSDQGNPLPQFLIPILALLALAGLITISLLLSKNQGLKHPGGVVGSIIHYPKDMTETAPEIRSDGYQTL; via the exons ATGCACTTTCTTGGAGTTATTGTCGGCGTCTTTCTGCCTGTTTTATGCAACTTATCGCTGGGGTTTCCTGTGCCAGTAG ATGCCATCATAGTGCAGGTCCAGCAGTGGGGAGTGGTGGGTGCTCACCAGGTCATGGAGCAGGTCCTTCTCAACGGAGTCTCTCTTACTGGAAAAAGCCAGGAAGTTGACAGCATTATCCAAACCATGTCAGCTGATGCCCTCCTACCGACTCTTATCAGGATCAACCAGACTTCCTTACTGA GAAACCACACTGTCCTTCGTTCTCGTGAATGCATACTCGAGGGGTCTCAGCTGCACTGGACCGACCGTGTGTTCTATGACGGGAACGTCTATCTGACTCTGGACCACACTGATACATGGACGGCCCATGTGCCACAAGCACTGGCCTTCAAAGTGTTGTGGGACCAAGAAACACAGCGCACAAAGGCAGAAATGACCCGCCTTCAGGAGGGATGCATCAAGCTGATGAGCGAACTGAAGCTTTCTCAGGAGCAGTCAG ATCAAGGGAATCCTTTGCCTCAGTTTCTGATCCCAATCTTGGCACTTCTGGCGTTAGCAGGACTGATCACAATCAGCCTGCTCCTCTCCAAAAACCAGG GTTTGAAGCACCCCGGAG GTGTTGTTGGCTCAATTATACATTACCCCAAAGACATGACTGAAACGGCTCCAGAAATAAGGAGCGACGGTTACCAAACCTTGTAA